From a single Pseudophryne corroboree isolate aPseCor3 chromosome 6, aPseCor3.hap2, whole genome shotgun sequence genomic region:
- the LOC134934694 gene encoding uncharacterized protein LOC134934694 yields the protein LVVPRSFREQLMSVAHEIPLAGHQGRDRTLRRLTQNFFWPGVSDDVRTYCKSCDVCQRLGRPSARAPLRSLPIVGEPFQRVAVDIVGPLPVPSRSGKRYILTVVDYATRYPEAVALSAITAEKVADALLGIFSRVGFPSEVLTDQGTQFMSDLVQCLWAKCGVRQLRTAPYHPQTNGLCERFNGTLKQMLRAFVTSEGGDWERYLPHLLFAYREVPQESTGFSPFELLYGRRVRGPLDLFRESWEGELIHQDESVVEYVLKLRDRLENLMGLAQANLAEAQFAQAYLDDIAVFSRTWEEHLGHVGLVLERIRWAGLTIRADKCQMGMTEVQYLGHRVGGGKVKPEPAKVEAIRDWPRPTTQRQVLAFLGIAGYYRRFVPDFSSVAKPLTDLTKKKLPKIVDWTTACELAFQSLKTALVQAPVLMAPDYSKNFVVQTDASQYGLGAVLSQEGPDGQEHPVAYLSRKLLPREVGYATIEKECLAIVWAVKKLQPYLYGRHFTVVTDHNPLRWLQHTTGENGRLLRWSLALQVYDFHIIHKQGKAHSNADGLSRQEEPEPPKNSR from the exons ctggtggttcccaggagctttcgggagcaactgatgtcagttgcccatgaaattcctttggcgggacaccaggggagggaccgaacactgaggcgcctgacgcagaactttttttggcccggagtgtcggatgacgtccggacctactgtaagtcctgtgatgtgtgccaacggcttggtcgccccagtgctcgggctcccctgaggtctttgccaatagtcggggaacctttccaacgagtggccgtggacatagtcggtcccctacctgtgcccagtagatcggggaagaggtacatcctcaccgtggtggattatgctacccggtatccagaggctgtggctctgtccgccatcactgcggaaaaggtagcggacgctctgctaggcatatttagtagagtagggtttCCCAGTGAGGTCCTAACcgatcaagggacgcagttcatgagtgatctggtccagtgtctctgggcgaagtgcggagtgcgccaactccgcactgccccctatcatccccagactaacggactttgcgagagattcaatggcactctgaagcagatgctacgggcatttgtgacttcggagggaggagactgggagcgatacctgccgcacctcctgtttgcgtatcgggaagtgccccaggagtcaaccggattctcacccttcgagttactatatggccgcagagtccgtggacctcttgacctgttccgggagtcttgggagggggagctgatccaccaggatgagtccgtggtggagtatgtgttgaagctcagagatcggttagagaatctcatgggactagcgcaagcgaatcttgcggaagcacag ttcgcccaggcctacttggatgacattgctgtcttcagccgaacctgggaagagcacctgggccatgtggggttggtgttagagaggattcggtgggcaggtctgaccatcagggcagacaagtgccaaatggggatgacagaggtacagtacctggggcaccgtgtggggggaggtaaggtgaagcctgaaccagcgaaggtggaggcgatccgcgactggccccggcccacaacccagagacaggtcctggctttcttagggatcgcaggatactacagacgttttgtccctgactttagttctgtggccaaacccctgactgatctgactaagaagaaactccccaagatagttgactggacgaccgcatgtgagttggcattccagtcgttgaaaaccgctctagtacaagccccagtactgatggcgccggactatagtaaaaactttgttgtacaaactgatgcgtcacagtacggactcggggcagtactgagccaggaggggccggatggacaggagcaccctgtggcctatttgagcagaaagctgctaccgcgggaggtggggtatgccacaattgaaaaggagtgtttggctattgtttgggctgtgaagaagcttcagccctatttgtatggccgccattttacggtggtaacggaccacaatccattacggtggctccaacacaccacgggggaaaacggcagactgttgcggtggagccttgctcttcaggtttatgacttccatattatccacaagcaaggcaaggctcatagcaacgCAGACGGACTGTCACggcaggaggagcctgaacccccaaagaactcccggtaa